The Leifsonia williamsii genome includes a region encoding these proteins:
- a CDS encoding anti-sigma factor family protein, with translation MTTHDEYATWDAAYVLGALAPAERREYEEHLRTCERCAGAVGELAGMPGLLSRVPREQAAALLDAGDDLSSTTSGAASAPDGPSDTVLPSLLHRARRRRTRTRWLVAGLSVAAAAVLVGVLAFVLPTVLPQAQPLNEAGRVTMQQVEPSAVTADLRLTSEPWGTRIESRCRYAHVDDEEGYHPAWTYAMVVTDREGRQTEISTWTAEEGTTAWPTATTSVPLTDIASVDIRTARDGTVLLRHTFE, from the coding sequence ATGACAACGCACGACGAGTACGCGACCTGGGACGCCGCCTACGTCCTCGGCGCCCTCGCGCCGGCGGAGCGGCGGGAGTACGAGGAGCACCTGCGCACGTGCGAGCGCTGCGCCGGCGCGGTCGGCGAGCTGGCGGGCATGCCGGGCCTCCTGAGCCGGGTGCCGCGCGAGCAGGCGGCCGCGCTGCTCGACGCCGGCGACGACCTCTCATCGACGACCTCCGGCGCCGCCTCCGCTCCCGACGGCCCCTCGGACACGGTGCTTCCGTCGCTGCTGCACCGCGCACGCCGACGCCGCACGCGCACGCGCTGGCTGGTCGCCGGCCTGTCCGTGGCCGCGGCGGCGGTGCTCGTCGGAGTGCTCGCGTTCGTGCTCCCCACGGTCCTGCCGCAGGCGCAGCCGCTGAACGAGGCCGGCCGCGTGACCATGCAGCAGGTGGAGCCGAGCGCCGTGACGGCGGACCTCCGGCTGACCTCCGAGCCGTGGGGCACCCGGATCGAGTCGCGCTGCCGGTACGCGCACGTCGACGACGAGGAGGGATACCACCCCGCGTGGACGTACGCGATGGTCGTCACCGACCGCGAGGGCCGGCAGACCGAGATCTCGACCTGGACCGCCGAGGAGGGCACCACCGCGTGGCCCACCGCGACGACGAGCGTGCCGCTGACCGACATCGCGTCGGTCGACATCCGCACCGCCCGCGACGGCACGGTCCTGCTCCGGCACACCTTCGAGTGA
- a CDS encoding acyl-CoA thioesterase translates to MTEPLASLLTALDLTDTGARTSEDIFTGPSQWMPLGRVFGGQVLAQSIVAATRTVADDRSIHSMHGYFLRPGDVNLPITFSVDRIHDGRSFSTRRTQAYQNGLPILSMIASFQTEDEGVEHQVPMPEGLPDPETLPNTADVLADVAHPVAQYWAGERPFDIRHVTSPVYVSVEGEHVAHQAVWFRTLGELPDDPALHRAAIAYASDYTIMESVMRRHGVAWGTPGLRAASLDHAMWWHREARADEWLLYVQESPTAQGGRGLALGRIYSRDGRLVASVAQEAMIRVPS, encoded by the coding sequence GTGACCGAGCCCCTGGCTTCCCTTCTCACCGCGCTCGATCTCACGGACACCGGCGCACGCACCAGCGAGGACATCTTCACCGGTCCCTCGCAGTGGATGCCGCTGGGCCGCGTGTTCGGCGGCCAGGTGCTCGCGCAGTCGATCGTCGCGGCGACGCGGACGGTGGCGGACGACCGCAGCATCCACTCGATGCACGGCTACTTCCTGCGGCCGGGCGACGTGAACCTGCCGATCACGTTCTCGGTGGACCGCATCCACGACGGCCGCTCGTTCTCGACGCGGCGCACGCAGGCGTACCAGAACGGCCTCCCGATCCTGTCGATGATCGCGTCGTTCCAGACCGAGGACGAGGGCGTCGAGCACCAGGTGCCGATGCCGGAGGGGCTGCCCGACCCCGAGACGCTGCCCAACACGGCGGACGTGCTCGCAGACGTCGCGCACCCGGTGGCGCAGTACTGGGCGGGCGAGCGGCCCTTCGACATCCGGCACGTGACCTCCCCGGTGTACGTGTCGGTGGAGGGCGAGCACGTCGCCCACCAGGCCGTGTGGTTCCGGACGCTCGGCGAGCTGCCGGACGACCCCGCCCTGCACCGCGCGGCCATCGCCTACGCGAGCGACTACACGATCATGGAGTCCGTGATGCGCCGCCACGGCGTCGCCTGGGGCACGCCGGGCCTGCGCGCGGCGAGCCTCGACCACGCGATGTGGTGGCACCGGGAGGCGCGCGCCGACGAGTGGCTGCTGTACGTGCAGGAGTCGCCCACCGCGCAGGGCGGCCGCGGTCTGGCCCTCGGCCGGATCTACAGCCGCGACGGCCGCCTGGTGGCGAGCGTCGCGCAGGAGGCGATGATCCGCGTCCCGAGCTGA
- a CDS encoding FAD-binding dehydrogenase, translated as MTTEPDAIVVGAGLAGLVAASELLDAGRRVTIVEQEPAASLGGQAWWSFGGLFLVDSPEQRRMGVHDSLALARQDWFGSAAFDREEDLWPRRWAEAYLQFAAGEKRAWLHEKGVRFFPVVGWAERGAGAAGAHGNSVPRFHIVWGTGPGVLQPFIHRVQAAAASGRARLLHRHRVDELIVEDGRVTGVRGAVLAPDTARRGAPSNREVVRDFALRAPAVVVASGGIGGNHDLVRAAWPERLGTPPAEMLSGVPAHVDGRMLGIAAEAGAHLINGDRMWHYTEGIENYDPVWAQHGIRILPGPSSLWLDARGERLPAPLYPGFDTLGTLEHLRRTGSDYSWFVLTQRIIEKEFALSGSEQNPDLTGKDVRMLAQRLSPGAPAPVEAFKQQGADFVVADTLDELLAGMQRLSDVPLDTQLVARHVHQRDRELDNDFGKDLQLAAVRAARAYRGDKLIRVASPHKLTDPKAGPMIAVKLHILTRKSLGGIETDLDARALGADGQPIPGLYAAGEASGFGGGGVHGYRSLEGTFLGGCLFSGRQAGRAAARES; from the coding sequence ATGACCACCGAACCCGATGCGATCGTCGTGGGGGCCGGGCTCGCCGGTCTCGTCGCCGCCAGCGAGCTGCTCGATGCGGGGCGGAGGGTGACGATCGTCGAGCAGGAGCCCGCTGCCTCCCTGGGCGGGCAGGCATGGTGGTCGTTCGGCGGCCTGTTCCTGGTGGACTCGCCGGAGCAGCGCCGCATGGGCGTGCACGACTCCCTCGCCCTCGCTCGGCAGGACTGGTTCGGCTCGGCCGCCTTCGACCGCGAGGAGGACCTGTGGCCGCGGCGCTGGGCCGAGGCGTACCTGCAGTTCGCCGCGGGCGAGAAGCGCGCCTGGTTGCATGAGAAGGGCGTCCGGTTCTTCCCGGTCGTCGGCTGGGCCGAGCGCGGAGCCGGCGCGGCGGGCGCGCACGGCAACTCCGTCCCGCGGTTCCACATCGTCTGGGGCACCGGCCCTGGCGTGCTGCAGCCGTTCATCCACCGCGTGCAGGCGGCCGCCGCCTCCGGCCGGGCCCGGCTGCTGCACCGGCACCGCGTCGACGAGCTGATCGTCGAGGACGGCCGGGTGACCGGCGTGCGCGGAGCGGTGCTCGCCCCTGACACCGCGCGGCGCGGGGCGCCCAGCAACCGGGAGGTCGTGCGGGACTTCGCGCTGCGCGCCCCGGCGGTCGTCGTGGCCTCCGGCGGCATCGGCGGCAACCACGACCTCGTCCGCGCGGCGTGGCCCGAACGGCTGGGCACGCCTCCCGCCGAGATGCTCTCCGGCGTGCCGGCGCACGTCGACGGGCGGATGCTCGGAATCGCAGCGGAGGCGGGTGCGCACCTCATCAACGGCGACCGGATGTGGCACTACACGGAGGGCATCGAGAACTACGACCCGGTGTGGGCGCAGCACGGCATCCGCATCCTCCCCGGCCCGTCGTCGCTGTGGCTCGACGCGCGCGGCGAGCGGCTGCCCGCGCCGCTCTACCCCGGCTTCGACACCCTCGGGACGCTGGAGCACCTCCGCCGCACCGGCTCCGACTACAGCTGGTTCGTGCTCACGCAGCGCATCATCGAGAAGGAGTTCGCGCTCTCGGGCAGCGAGCAGAACCCCGACCTGACCGGCAAGGACGTGCGGATGCTGGCCCAGCGGCTCTCACCGGGCGCCCCAGCCCCGGTGGAGGCGTTCAAGCAGCAGGGCGCGGACTTCGTCGTCGCCGACACCCTCGACGAGCTGCTCGCCGGCATGCAGCGTCTGAGCGACGTGCCACTCGACACCCAGCTCGTCGCCCGGCACGTGCACCAGCGCGACCGCGAGCTCGACAACGACTTCGGGAAGGATCTCCAGCTCGCCGCCGTGCGCGCGGCCCGCGCCTACCGCGGAGACAAGCTGATCCGGGTCGCGAGCCCGCACAAGCTCACCGATCCGAAGGCCGGACCGATGATCGCGGTCAAGCTGCACATCCTCACGCGCAAGAGCCTCGGCGGCATCGAGACCGACCTGGACGCGCGGGCGCTCGGCGCCGACGGGCAGCCGATCCCCGGGCTGTACGCGGCGGGCGAGGCGAGCGGCTTCGGCGGCGGAGGCGTGCACGGGTACCGGTCGCTGGAGGGCACGTTCCTCGGCGGGTGCCTGTTCTCCGGGCGTCAGGCCGGGCGCGCGGCGGCGCGGGAGAGCTAG
- a CDS encoding globin — MTTIPVGPPSGPSFYEQIGGHETFVRLVDAFYRGIAADPVLRPMYPEEDLGPAAERMTMFLEQYWGGPTTYSEQRGHPRLRMRHNPFRVNPDARDRWLGHMRAAVDELHLPPLQEETLWSYLERAAFAMVNTFED, encoded by the coding sequence ATGACCACGATCCCCGTCGGCCCGCCCAGCGGGCCCTCCTTCTACGAGCAGATCGGCGGCCACGAGACGTTCGTGCGCCTGGTCGACGCCTTCTACCGCGGCATCGCCGCCGACCCCGTGCTCCGGCCGATGTATCCGGAGGAGGATCTGGGCCCGGCCGCCGAGCGGATGACCATGTTCCTCGAGCAGTACTGGGGCGGGCCCACCACCTACAGCGAGCAGCGCGGGCACCCGCGGCTGCGGATGCGGCACAACCCGTTCCGTGTCAACCCCGACGCCCGCGACCGCTGGCTGGGCCACATGCGCGCCGCGGTCGACGAGCTCCACCTCCCTCCGCTGCAGGAGGAGACGCTGTGGAGCTACCTGGAGCGCGCCGCGTTCGCTATGGTCAACACATTCGAGGACTGA
- a CDS encoding mechanosensitive ion channel family protein: MQVFESDFWAGVLQWLLGAGLTLLNVALIIGGAFLLSWILRVVIRRVVKQIVSGVKNKQNVTDTQALVASPLAAVRVVQRTRTLGSVLTNIVNVAVGIIAIVMIFGVVAPSAASSLALLTAAIGAGLGFGAQNIVRDVLNGLFMVLEDQLGVGDVVDLGPATGVVEAVGIRITQVRDVNGTLWFVRNGEILRVGNMSQGWARVIIDLAVPYDADIEAVQAKMLETATALATSPKWRSRIIEKPELWGLESISADAMVIRIVIKTRTTAKDDVSRELRAQLKKALDEMDVKLPSLSAVVLSGFDSAASVAGAKPPRTRPTQAVTEQKPLKGRKARAAAKRQAASVPDPNAIRITPAVEARLPKAPTAARSTKAADPSAAGASESTPTAPRPRTPRAPRTPPAAAPNDPDSPTTRPPAE, encoded by the coding sequence ATGCAGGTATTCGAATCGGACTTCTGGGCGGGCGTGCTCCAGTGGCTGCTGGGCGCCGGGCTGACCCTCCTCAACGTCGCCCTGATCATCGGCGGCGCGTTCCTCCTCAGCTGGATCCTCCGCGTCGTCATCCGGCGCGTGGTCAAGCAGATCGTCAGCGGGGTGAAGAACAAGCAGAACGTCACCGACACGCAGGCGCTCGTGGCCTCCCCCCTCGCGGCGGTCCGGGTGGTGCAGCGCACCCGCACCCTCGGCTCGGTGCTGACCAACATCGTCAACGTCGCCGTCGGCATCATCGCGATCGTCATGATCTTCGGCGTGGTCGCGCCCAGCGCTGCGAGCTCGCTCGCCCTGCTCACCGCCGCGATCGGCGCCGGCCTCGGTTTCGGTGCGCAGAACATCGTGCGCGACGTGCTCAACGGCCTCTTCATGGTCCTCGAGGACCAGCTCGGGGTCGGCGACGTGGTGGACCTCGGCCCGGCGACCGGTGTGGTGGAGGCCGTGGGCATCCGTATCACCCAGGTGCGCGACGTGAACGGCACGCTCTGGTTCGTGCGCAACGGCGAGATCCTGCGCGTCGGCAACATGTCGCAGGGCTGGGCCCGCGTCATCATCGACCTCGCCGTGCCGTACGACGCCGACATCGAGGCGGTCCAGGCGAAGATGCTGGAGACGGCGACCGCGCTCGCCACGAGCCCCAAGTGGCGTTCGCGCATCATCGAGAAGCCGGAGCTGTGGGGGCTGGAGTCGATCTCGGCCGACGCCATGGTCATCCGCATCGTGATCAAGACCCGCACCACCGCGAAGGACGACGTCTCGCGCGAGCTGCGCGCACAGCTCAAGAAGGCGCTCGACGAGATGGATGTGAAGCTGCCGTCGCTCTCGGCGGTCGTGCTCAGCGGCTTCGACAGCGCTGCGAGCGTCGCCGGGGCCAAGCCGCCGCGCACCCGGCCGACCCAGGCGGTGACCGAGCAGAAGCCGCTCAAGGGCCGCAAGGCGCGCGCCGCCGCGAAGCGTCAGGCGGCCTCCGTCCCCGACCCGAACGCGATCCGCATCACGCCGGCGGTGGAGGCGCGCCTGCCGAAGGCGCCGACGGCCGCGCGGAGCACGAAGGCCGCCGACCCGTCAGCCGCAGGCGCCTCCGAGTCGACCCCGACCGCGCCCCGGCCGCGCACACCGCGCGCTCCGCGCACACCGCCCGCCGCCGCGCCGAACGACCCCGACTCCCCCACCACCAGGCCCCCTGCGGAGTGA
- a CDS encoding response regulator, which produces MTDSRPLRILLVDDQALVRLGFRMVLEAEPELAVVGEAGDGAEAVRLAVEARPDVILMDVRMPTLDGIEATRRIVAANPAARIIILTTFDLDEYAFGGLRAGASGFLLKDARPEELIAAIRAVAAGDAAVTGRVTRAMLELFADRLPASDSPAAAGDDPADALTPREREILLAMADGLTNGEIGAKFFLTESTVKTHVGRVLAKLHLRDRVHAVIFAYDNGLVAR; this is translated from the coding sequence ATGACCGACTCCCGCCCCCTGCGCATCCTGCTGGTGGACGACCAGGCGCTCGTCCGCCTCGGCTTCCGCATGGTGCTGGAGGCCGAGCCCGAGCTCGCGGTCGTCGGCGAGGCGGGCGACGGGGCGGAGGCGGTACGGCTGGCGGTGGAGGCGCGCCCGGACGTCATCCTGATGGACGTGCGGATGCCGACCCTCGACGGCATCGAGGCGACCCGCCGCATCGTCGCGGCGAACCCGGCGGCGCGCATCATCATCCTCACGACGTTCGACCTCGACGAGTACGCGTTCGGCGGTCTTCGTGCCGGCGCGAGCGGTTTCCTGCTGAAGGACGCGCGGCCCGAGGAGCTGATCGCGGCCATCCGCGCGGTCGCTGCCGGCGACGCCGCGGTCACCGGTCGGGTGACCCGCGCCATGCTCGAGCTGTTCGCCGACCGCCTCCCCGCCTCCGACTCGCCCGCAGCGGCCGGCGACGACCCGGCCGACGCCTTGACGCCGCGCGAGCGCGAGATCCTGCTGGCGATGGCCGACGGGCTCACGAACGGCGAGATCGGTGCGAAGTTCTTCCTCACCGAGTCGACGGTGAAGACGCACGTCGGTCGGGTGCTCGCCAAGCTGCACCTCCGCGATCGGGTGCACGCGGTCATCTTCGCGTACGACAACGGGCTCGTCGCGCGCTGA
- a CDS encoding sensor histidine kinase — translation MTSASTPSAAAAAPGALELPRPPGAVRRFLAAHPLLVDAAVALVYLIPSVAVGIATVLPHPTPQTITTTILAAVAGVALFARRHHPAVVFGVTIGTLAATIVFAESADILPAMLALYALAAYRSARAAWIAFGVLAVVSGAAILTARLLQPTGFLSQRPGDPIIVALGVLVLSAFAVLIGSSVGSRRRYLAALIDLARQLARERDQQAEIATAAERSRIAREMHDIVSHSLTVMITLADGSARLAQTAPERSAETMRLVAETGRGALGDMRRLLGVLRAAEDGTAVEHEPQPGIAELGVLIERFRAAGLPVRITVTGTPPDDVGRQLTVFRVVQEALTNALRYAPLADTVEATLRFDRDTIVITVEDDAAMHGPVAPGSGRGLIGLRERVALYGGRIETGPRPGGGWRVHAELPAAEGQAVPAAQTPGTAPTEPTAPTASPTTEDS, via the coding sequence GTGACTTCCGCCTCCACCCCCTCCGCTGCCGCCGCGGCCCCGGGCGCCCTCGAACTGCCGAGGCCGCCCGGGGCCGTCCGGCGTTTCCTCGCCGCGCATCCGCTGCTGGTCGACGCCGCCGTCGCGCTCGTCTACCTGATCCCATCCGTCGCGGTGGGCATCGCCACGGTGCTCCCGCATCCGACGCCGCAGACGATCACGACGACGATCCTGGCCGCGGTCGCGGGCGTCGCGCTGTTCGCGCGGCGCCACCACCCGGCGGTGGTGTTCGGCGTCACCATCGGCACGCTCGCGGCGACCATCGTCTTCGCCGAGTCGGCCGACATCCTCCCCGCGATGCTGGCGCTGTACGCGCTGGCCGCCTACCGCTCGGCGAGGGCGGCGTGGATCGCCTTCGGGGTGCTGGCCGTGGTCAGCGGCGCGGCGATCCTGACCGCCCGGTTGCTGCAGCCCACCGGCTTCCTGTCGCAGCGGCCCGGAGACCCGATCATCGTGGCCCTCGGCGTCCTCGTGCTGTCGGCGTTCGCGGTGCTGATCGGCAGCTCGGTCGGCAGCAGGAGGCGCTACCTCGCCGCCCTGATCGACCTCGCCCGCCAGCTCGCCCGCGAGCGCGACCAGCAGGCCGAGATCGCCACGGCGGCCGAGCGCAGCCGGATCGCGCGCGAGATGCACGACATCGTCTCGCACAGCCTGACCGTGATGATCACGCTGGCGGACGGCTCGGCGCGCCTCGCGCAGACGGCGCCCGAACGGTCGGCGGAGACCATGCGGCTCGTCGCCGAGACCGGCCGCGGCGCGCTGGGTGACATGCGGAGGCTGCTCGGCGTGCTCCGCGCCGCCGAGGACGGCACGGCGGTCGAGCACGAGCCGCAGCCGGGCATCGCCGAGCTGGGCGTGCTGATCGAGCGGTTCCGGGCGGCCGGTCTCCCGGTGCGGATCACGGTGACCGGAACACCGCCGGACGACGTCGGGCGGCAGCTCACGGTGTTCCGGGTGGTCCAGGAGGCGCTGACCAACGCCCTCCGCTACGCCCCGCTGGCCGATACGGTGGAGGCGACCCTCCGCTTCGACCGCGACACCATCGTGATCACGGTGGAGGACGACGCCGCCATGCACGGACCGGTCGCGCCGGGCTCGGGCCGCGGGCTGATCGGCCTGCGCGAACGCGTCGCGCTGTACGGCGGGCGGATCGAGACCGGCCCGCGGCCGGGCGGCGGCTGGCGCGTCCACGCCGAGCTGCCCGCCGCGGAGGGGCAGGCGGTGCCGGCCGCGCAGACGCCGGGAACCGCACCGACCGAACCGACCGCACCGACCGCCTCACCCACGACGGAGGACTCATGA
- a CDS encoding ABC transporter permease subunit, which yields MSTATAPATGHIHQSLGRLSFPRVVRSEWIKLRTLRSTFWTLASAIVLVVGVSALVSASIPSKDVLTSGVPGPQQAAVEAQADMFVTTAATAGLTFSALVVAVLGVLVISGEFSTGMIRSSFAAVPRRYPVLLAKTLVLFVVSFVVGIIASAASWAIAVPLLNGKGYEGDLLSADTLWAILGAGAYLGFVSVFALGVGAIVKASAGGIAAALGVLLVLPIIANIVTGLTKTEWLADAEHYLLSNAGGGMAGIANGSLEPWANVLTVAVWALVALIVGGVLLQRRDA from the coding sequence ATGAGCACCGCAACCGCACCGGCCACCGGCCACATCCACCAGTCGCTCGGGCGGCTCAGCTTCCCGCGCGTCGTCCGCTCCGAGTGGATCAAGCTGCGCACGCTGCGCTCGACGTTCTGGACGCTCGCGAGCGCGATCGTGCTCGTCGTCGGCGTCTCGGCGCTCGTGTCGGCCTCCATCCCGTCGAAGGACGTGCTGACCTCCGGCGTGCCCGGGCCGCAGCAGGCCGCCGTGGAGGCGCAGGCCGACATGTTCGTGACCACCGCGGCCACCGCGGGCCTGACCTTCTCGGCGCTCGTCGTCGCGGTGCTCGGCGTGCTCGTCATCTCGGGCGAGTTCTCCACCGGCATGATCCGCTCCTCCTTCGCGGCCGTCCCGCGCCGCTATCCGGTGCTGCTGGCCAAGACGCTGGTGCTGTTCGTCGTCTCGTTCGTCGTGGGCATCATCGCGTCGGCCGCCTCCTGGGCGATCGCCGTGCCCCTGCTCAACGGCAAGGGCTACGAGGGCGACCTGCTGTCGGCCGACACCCTCTGGGCGATCCTCGGCGCGGGGGCCTACCTGGGCTTCGTCTCGGTATTCGCACTCGGCGTCGGCGCCATCGTGAAGGCGAGCGCCGGCGGCATCGCCGCAGCGCTCGGCGTGCTGCTGGTGCTGCCGATCATCGCCAACATCGTCACGGGCCTGACCAAGACCGAGTGGCTCGCTGACGCCGAGCACTACCTGCTCAGCAATGCGGGCGGCGGCATGGCCGGCATCGCGAACGGCTCGCTGGAGCCGTGGGCCAACGTCCTCACGGTCGCGGTCTGGGCGCTCGTCGCGCTGATCGTCGGCGGCGTGCTGCTGCAGCGCCGGGATGCCTGA
- a CDS encoding ATP-binding cassette domain-containing protein, translated as MIRLDRLTKTFGSKTAVDGITATIQPGRVTGFLGPNGAGKSTTMRMIMGLDRPTSGSATIDGKRYAELRSPLTEVGALLDAKAVHTGRTAYSHLLAMAATHGIPKRRVHEVIGLTGLDAVAGKRVGGFSLGMGQRLGIAAAMLGDPATLILDEPVNGLDPEGVLWVRQFARHLAGQGRTVFLSSHLMSEMAQTADHIIVLGRGRILADAPVGDILAGATRNAVRVRTPQPEVLANAIASADVTITGVEAQLLEVSGLTAAQVGEAAAHAGVVLHELTPISASLEEAYLELTHDEVEYRTEVTR; from the coding sequence ATGATCCGACTCGACCGCCTCACCAAGACGTTCGGCAGCAAGACCGCCGTCGACGGCATCACGGCGACCATCCAGCCCGGCCGGGTGACCGGCTTCCTCGGCCCGAACGGCGCCGGCAAGTCCACGACCATGCGCATGATCATGGGACTGGACCGGCCCACCTCGGGCAGCGCCACGATCGACGGCAAGCGGTACGCGGAGCTCCGCTCCCCGCTGACCGAGGTCGGCGCCCTCCTCGACGCGAAGGCCGTGCACACCGGCCGCACCGCCTACTCCCACCTGCTCGCGATGGCCGCGACCCACGGCATCCCGAAGCGCCGGGTGCACGAGGTCATCGGCCTGACCGGGCTCGACGCGGTCGCCGGCAAGCGCGTCGGCGGCTTCTCGCTCGGCATGGGCCAGCGGCTCGGCATCGCCGCCGCCATGCTCGGCGACCCGGCGACGCTGATCCTCGACGAGCCGGTCAACGGCCTCGACCCCGAGGGCGTGCTCTGGGTGCGCCAGTTCGCCAGGCACCTCGCCGGGCAGGGCCGCACGGTCTTCCTCTCGTCGCACCTCATGAGCGAGATGGCGCAGACCGCCGACCACATCATCGTGCTGGGCCGCGGCCGCATCCTCGCCGACGCGCCCGTCGGCGACATCCTCGCCGGGGCCACCCGCAACGCCGTCCGCGTGCGCACGCCGCAGCCGGAGGTGCTCGCCAACGCGATCGCCTCCGCCGACGTGACCATCACCGGCGTGGAGGCGCAGCTGCTGGAGGTCTCCGGCCTCACCGCCGCGCAGGTGGGCGAGGCCGCCGCGCACGCCGGCGTCGTGCTGCACGAGCTCACCCCGATCAGCGCCTCCCTCGAGGAGGCCTACCTCGAACTCACCCACGACGAGGTCGAATACCGCACGGAGGTCACCCGATGA